The following proteins are co-located in the Candidatus Cloacimonadota bacterium genome:
- a CDS encoding ATP-binding cassette domain-containing protein — protein sequence MSIIQCVDLGIEFGGNYVLRNVNCTIEHNSRIGLIGPNGSGKTTLIKLILGELRPVEGQVLKAKNYRIAYLAQNTILNPQFSML from the coding sequence ATGAGCATTATCCAATGCGTTGATCTGGGAATAGAATTTGGAGGTAATTATGTTCTCAGAAACGTCAATTGCACCATTGAACATAATAGCAGAATTGGTTTAATTGGTCCCAATGGATCGGGGAAAACAACTTTAATTAAACTCATTCTGGGGGAGCTGCGCCCAGTAGAGGGTCAAGTTCTAAAAGCGAAGAATTATCGCATTGCTTATTTAGCACAGAATACCATACTAAATCCCCAATTCAGTATGTTGGA